The genomic DNA ACCTGCACGCCATACGTCTGCGAGAAGGCTTTCAGGCGCGCGCAGAACGCATCGACTGCATAGTCTTCACCGGTGAAGTGAATGCCGCCACCCAGGCTGACCCACTCGACCTTGTGCAGCAGGTGGCCGAAGCGCTCTTCGATGTGCGTCAGCATCTTGTCGAACAGGCCGAAGTCACCGTTCTCGCAGTTGTTGTGGAACATGAAGCCGGAAATCTGCGAAATGACCTTCTCGATCTTCTCCGGGTCCCATTCACCGAGGCGGCTGAACGGGCGGGCCGGGTCGGCCAGCAGGTAGTCGGAGCTGCTCACCTGCGGGTTGACGCGCAGGCCGCGGACCTTGCCTTCGGACTTCTCGGCGAAGCGCTGCAGCTGGCCGATCGAGTTGAAGATGATCTTGTCGCAGTTCTCGAGCATTTCCTCGACCTCGTCGTCGGCCCAGGCCACGCTGTAGGCGTGGGTCTCGCCGGCGAACTTCTGGCGGCCGAGCTTGAGCTCGTACAGCGACGAGGACGTGGTGCCGTCCATGTACTGCTGCATCAGGTCGAAGACCGACCAGGTGGCGAAGCACTTGAGGGCAAGCAGTGCCTTGGCACCGGAGTGTTCGCGCACGTAGGCGATCTTCTCCATGTTGCTCAACAGCTTGGTTTTATCGATGAGGTAATACGGCGTCT from Pseudomonas putida includes the following:
- a CDS encoding carboxynorspermidine decarboxylase; the protein is MIKTPYYLIDKTKLLSNMEKIAYVREHSGAKALLALKCFATWSVFDLMQQYMDGTTSSSLYELKLGRQKFAGETHAYSVAWADDEVEEMLENCDKIIFNSIGQLQRFAEKSEGKVRGLRVNPQVSSSDYLLADPARPFSRLGEWDPEKIEKVISQISGFMFHNNCENGDFGLFDKMLTHIEERFGHLLHKVEWVSLGGGIHFTGEDYAVDAFCARLKAFSQTYGVQVYLEPGEAAITNSASLEVTVLDTLYNGKNLAVVDSSIEAHLLDLLIYRLNAKMAPNDGEHTYMVCGKSCLAGDIFGEYQFDRPLAIGDRLSFIDTAGYTMVKKNWFNGLKMPSIAVKQLDGSVEVVREFGFEDYVSSLS